The following are encoded together in the Portunus trituberculatus isolate SZX2019 chromosome 25, ASM1759143v1, whole genome shotgun sequence genome:
- the LOC123508633 gene encoding baculoviral IAP repeat-containing protein 7-like, which translates to MSDLTGNGPGQGSLPRPLELRRERRFHSLGDLMYESVRRQTFTNWTLPFVDPDQLARAGFFFLRTDDHVQCAFCQGVVGYWDPGDQPLEEHRRHFSSCRFVSGMPTGNVPAYHSADDTGRVYRLLEEYHHFRVSSTRPTGSNYRTDATQQDCSHMSYPQFNTDATRSQTFRKWPKSVKVSLDALAAAGFFYTGLSDFVQCFHCGGGLFGWREGDNPAADHAHYYPWCPFIRTIWDRSAETRPWGDNLPPAPIIRPIQLSSQEEDLLLAHPLAKRVVEMGLLASSVKAALKDKLERTGRFCLEVTEALEVVFDYDENRRSASTSVLMRDGLVPMESAPVLETGLVSDSIQAATGSQNARLEELRTRKQRLQKEVTDLQRRLEEETRRLVCRICKTNRVEVVLQPCSHLHLCANCARPLDRCRTCNSAVRGTLRPIIG; encoded by the exons ATGTCCGACCTAACGGGTAACGGCCCGGGCCAGGGGTCGCTGCCGAGGCCGC TCGAGCTACGTCGCGAGCGTCGCTTCCACTCCCTTGGGGACCTCATGTACGAGTCGGTGCGGCGCCAGACCTTCACCAACTGGACGCTACCCTTCGTGGACCCTGACCAGCTGGCGCGGGCAGGGTTCTTCTTCTTGCGGACCGATGACCATGTGCAGTGCGCCTTCTGTCAGGGCGTTGTGGGCTACTGGGACCCCGGCGACCAGCCCCTGGAGGAGCACCGCAGACACTTTTCTTCCTGCAGATTCGTGAGCGGCATGCCCACCGGCAACGTACCCGCCTACCACTCAGCAGACGACACTGGGCGCGTGTATCGCCTGCTGGAGGAGTACCACCACTTCAGGGTGAGCAGCACGCGCCCCACCGGGAGTAACTACCGCACTG ACGCGACACAGCAAGACTGTAGCCATATGTCCTACCCGCAGTTCAACACTGACGCTACGCGCAGCCAGACCTTCCGCAAGTGGCCCAAGAGTGTGAAGGTGTCTCTGGATGCCCTCGCCGCTGCGGGTTTCTTCTATACGGGGTTGTCAGACTTCGTGCAGTGCTTCCACTGCGGCGGCGGCCTGTTTGGCTGGCGGGAAGGGGACAACCCTGCAGCAGACCACGCCCACTACTACCCGTGGTGCCCCTTCATCCGCACCATATGGGACAGGTCCGCTGAGACGCGGCCGTGGGGGGACAACCTGCCTCCGGCACCCATCATCAGACCCATCCAGCTGTCCAGCCAGGAGGAGGACCTGCTCCTCGCCCATCCTTTGGCCAAG CGGGTGGTGGAGATGGGTCTGTTGGCTTCCTCCGTGAAGGCGGCACTCAAAGACAAGCTTGAGCGGACAGGGAGATTTTGCCTTGAGGTGACCGAGGCCCTGGAGGTCGTGTTCGATTATGACGAAAACAGAAGAAGCGCTTCAACTTCTGTTCTGATGCGGGACGGCTTGGTGCCCATGGAATCCGCCCCGGTGCTTGAGACGGGGCTAGTCTCGGACAGCATACAG GCCGCCACGGGGAGCCAGAATGCGCGGTTGGAGGAGCTAAGGACCAGAAAGCAACGTCTACAGAAGGAAG TGACGGACCTGCAGCGCCGCCTGGAGGAGGAGACGCGTCGCTTGGTGTGCCGCATATGCAAGACGAACCGAGTGGAGGTGGTGCTGCAGCCCTGCTCGCACCTCCACCTCTGTGCCAATTGTGCGAGGCCCCTGGACCGCTGCCGCACCTGTAACTCAGCGGTGAGGGGAACGCTGCGCCCTATCATAGGCTGA